A genome region from Sphingobium sp. WTD-1 includes the following:
- a CDS encoding DUF2497 domain-containing protein — MGDMTKEPSMEEILSSIKRIIAEEGEDAVQAAPQRRQKTPIDLSAASHAVMSAEVEEVLELTDEIPVEEVMPAPKSTRAVKAVAPSESDGDSILSVESEVAARHSLSALSTMLVSPREGEDNTLEALVRSMLRPMLKEWLDARLPALVEDMVAKEISRITGR, encoded by the coding sequence ATGGGTGACATGACCAAGGAACCCTCGATGGAAGAGATACTCTCGTCCATCAAGCGGATCATCGCCGAAGAGGGCGAGGATGCCGTTCAGGCCGCGCCGCAGCGCCGCCAGAAGACCCCGATCGACCTGAGTGCCGCGTCCCATGCGGTGATGTCGGCCGAGGTCGAGGAAGTGCTGGAACTGACCGACGAGATTCCGGTGGAGGAAGTGATGCCCGCGCCCAAGTCGACCCGCGCCGTGAAGGCCGTGGCCCCGTCCGAATCGGACGGCGACTCGATCCTGTCGGTGGAAAGCGAAGTGGCCGCGCGTCATTCGCTCTCGGCCCTGTCCACCATGCTGGTCAGCCCGCGCGAGGGCGAGGACAATACGCTGGAGGCTCTGGTTCGCTCGATGCTGCGGCCGATGCTCAAGGAATGGCTCGACGCGCGCCTGCCCGCGCTGGTCGAGGACATGGTCGCCAAGGAAATCTCCCGCATCACCGGCCGCTGA
- a CDS encoding TolC family outer membrane protein produces the protein MTLRRQAATALLLLSSSMAGVAHAETLQGALAKAYRTNPTLTGARAGQRATDENVPIQKAAGRPTANSQLQFQELVVRPSNSFLAPHRSANASASIDVPIYSGGTVRNSVKAAETRVESGQANLRGTEASVFSQTVAAYMDVIRDSALVSLNAANVKVLEVNLQATNDRFEVGDVTRTDVAQSESRLELARSDLQRAESNLITSRENYIAMVGEAPVDLESPPALPGLPADPDSAVRVALADNPDILAAQKSREAARYDVKAAKGATLPTLSGFSQGSYTDYMDKDIAANKQAAVGATLTIPFYQGGRPAAQVRQSQALESQSIERQIEVERGVISQARAAYAALQASLRTIQSSQKAVDAAELSLEGVRAENSVGSRTILDILNAEQESLNAKVELVTARRNAYVAGFTLLAAMGHAEADDLGLESGTLYDPMVNYDRVEGKWFDWDYDGKPQAVSTRTVDTPAQNAKVDAAQP, from the coding sequence ATGACCCTTCGGCGCCAAGCCGCTACAGCCTTGCTGTTGCTATCCTCTTCCATGGCAGGGGTGGCGCATGCCGAAACCCTGCAGGGCGCGCTGGCCAAGGCCTATCGCACCAATCCGACCCTGACCGGCGCACGCGCCGGTCAGCGGGCGACGGACGAGAATGTCCCGATCCAGAAGGCGGCGGGGCGGCCCACGGCCAATTCGCAGCTCCAGTTCCAGGAACTGGTGGTGCGCCCGTCGAACAGCTTCCTGGCGCCGCATCGTTCGGCCAATGCCAGTGCCAGCATCGATGTGCCCATCTATTCCGGCGGCACCGTCCGCAACAGCGTGAAGGCAGCGGAAACGCGCGTCGAATCGGGCCAGGCCAATCTGCGCGGGACCGAGGCGAGCGTGTTCTCGCAGACGGTCGCCGCCTATATGGACGTGATCCGCGACAGCGCGCTGGTGTCGCTCAACGCGGCGAATGTGAAGGTGCTGGAGGTCAATCTCCAGGCGACCAACGACCGGTTCGAGGTCGGCGATGTCACCCGCACCGACGTAGCCCAGTCGGAATCGCGTCTGGAGCTGGCCCGGTCCGACCTGCAGCGCGCCGAATCCAACCTGATCACCAGCCGCGAAAATTATATCGCGATGGTCGGCGAGGCGCCGGTCGATCTGGAATCGCCGCCCGCTCTGCCGGGCCTGCCGGCCGATCCCGACAGTGCCGTGCGCGTCGCGCTGGCCGATAATCCCGATATCCTCGCCGCGCAGAAGTCGCGTGAGGCTGCGCGTTATGACGTGAAGGCGGCCAAGGGCGCCACGCTGCCGACCCTGAGCGGTTTCAGCCAGGGTAGCTATACCGACTATATGGACAAGGACATTGCGGCCAACAAGCAGGCGGCCGTTGGTGCGACCCTGACCATTCCCTTCTACCAGGGCGGTCGCCCGGCCGCCCAGGTGCGCCAGAGCCAGGCGCTCGAGTCGCAGTCGATCGAACGGCAGATCGAGGTCGAGCGCGGCGTGATCTCGCAGGCGCGCGCCGCCTATGCCGCGCTGCAGGCGTCGCTGCGCACGATCCAGTCGAGCCAGAAGGCGGTCGATGCCGCCGAACTGTCGCTGGAAGGCGTGCGCGCGGAAAATTCGGTCGGCAGCCGCACCATCCTCGACATCCTCAATGCCGAGCAGGAATCGCTCAACGCCAAGGTCGAACTGGTGACCGCGCGCCGCAATGCCTATGTCGCCGGCTTCACCCTGCTGGCCGCGATGGGCCATGCCGAGGCCGACGATCTTGGCCTGGAGAGCGGCACCCTCTATGACCCGATGGTCAATTATGACCGGGTCGAGGGCAAGTGGTTCGACTGGGACTATGACGGCAAGCCCCAGGCGGTTTCGACACGTACCGTTGACACGCCGGCTCAAAACGCCAAAGTCGATGCCGCGCAGCCTTAA
- a CDS encoding protein-L-isoaspartate O-methyltransferase, with product MTEQNFSSMRTAMVESQLRTSAVDDQRVIAVMAKVPREDYVPAERRAMTYVDRPIPLDGDRALNPPLVTGRLLKEADVQAGEKVLLIGAATGYSAALLAELGAQVTAVEVEGGAEIAVPGVTVVRGPLAAGASAGAPYDVLFIDGAVEEVPAALVQQLVDGGRVVTGVVERGVARLCSGRAVAGVLGLASLTDMEMVVLPGFAAPEQFVF from the coding sequence GTGACCGAGCAGAACTTTTCTTCGATGCGGACCGCCATGGTCGAGAGCCAGCTGCGCACCAGCGCCGTGGACGATCAGCGCGTGATCGCCGTGATGGCCAAGGTGCCGCGCGAGGACTATGTCCCCGCCGAGCGTCGGGCCATGACCTATGTCGATCGCCCGATCCCGCTGGACGGCGACCGTGCGCTGAACCCGCCGCTGGTCACTGGCCGTCTGCTCAAGGAAGCCGATGTCCAGGCCGGCGAGAAGGTGCTGCTGATCGGCGCGGCGACCGGTTACAGCGCGGCGCTGCTCGCTGAGCTGGGTGCGCAGGTGACGGCGGTCGAGGTCGAGGGTGGCGCGGAGATCGCGGTGCCCGGGGTGACCGTGGTGCGTGGCCCGCTGGCCGCCGGCGCATCGGCCGGTGCGCCCTATGATGTTCTTTTCATTGACGGCGCGGTGGAGGAAGTTCCCGCTGCGCTCGTCCAGCAGCTAGTCGATGGGGGACGGGTGGTGACAGGCGTCGTCGAACGCGGTGTCGCTCGCCTGTGCAGCGGCCGCGCGGTGGCGGGCGTGCTGGGTCTCGCCAGCCTTACCGACATGGAAATGGTCGTGCTTCCCGGTTTCGCCGCGCCGGAGCAATTCGTTTTTTGA
- the pnuC gene encoding nicotinamide riboside transporter PnuC, whose amino-acid sequence MSVLEIIAVIISFLGIWLTARRHLLCWPINLMACALYAKLFLDVRLYADMVLQGLFGIAIVYGWVGWARGKRDEGEVRVVPLPPMRAAKGVALGALCAGAIGWFIHHYTDAALPWMDSALSSFSLVAQYWTARRHAASWLLWIAVDIFYVGMFAFKGLWLTAGLYAAMIGLALLGYWRWRQAMRRSAA is encoded by the coding sequence ATGTCTGTGCTGGAGATCATTGCCGTCATCATCAGCTTCCTTGGCATCTGGCTGACGGCGCGGCGGCATTTGCTGTGCTGGCCGATCAACCTGATGGCCTGCGCCCTGTATGCCAAGCTGTTCCTGGACGTGCGCCTCTATGCCGACATGGTGCTGCAGGGGCTGTTCGGCATCGCCATCGTATATGGCTGGGTCGGCTGGGCACGGGGCAAGCGCGACGAGGGCGAGGTAAGGGTGGTGCCGCTGCCGCCGATGCGGGCCGCCAAGGGGGTGGCGCTGGGGGCACTCTGTGCCGGCGCGATCGGCTGGTTCATCCATCATTACACCGATGCGGCGCTGCCCTGGATGGATTCGGCGCTGAGCAGTTTCAGCCTGGTCGCCCAATATTGGACGGCGCGGCGCCATGCGGCGAGCTGGCTGCTGTGGATCGCGGTCGACATTTTCTATGTCGGCATGTTCGCGTTCAAGGGATTGTGGCTGACGGCCGGCCTCTATGCCGCAATGATCGGACTGGCGCTGCTGGGCTATTGGCGCTGGCGACAGGCGATGCGACGCAGCGCAGCCTGA
- a CDS encoding phosphotransferase — translation MSAATPHLVHGMGLALEAPAWPAITVDEAAAVLAHFPDAGRLAALAWHSPRPFSAAALVETDRGPLFLKRHHQRLRTPAALAEEHGYMAHLRGAGLAVPDVLCATDGAGAIALGEWSYELHRQAPGLDLYRDRQSWTPFLSPDHAFAAGVALAQLHRAAAGFDAPARGAHPLVSSFTILPAVDPLAAADAYVAARPAVAAFLADMPWRSELGRLFAALGQGLAPRLAELPALWTHNDWHPSNLLWSAQGVVSSIFDFGLSTRSCALHDLATAIERTAIPWLTLDQGRLAEPADVEGALALLAGYCSVLALAPAEIDTLLHLLPLVHIEFALTEIDYFFSILADREGAMLAWQAYLVGHADWFLSDEGQGFLARLHQGVAG, via the coding sequence ATGAGCGCCGCCACTCCGCATCTGGTCCATGGCATGGGGCTGGCGCTGGAGGCGCCGGCCTGGCCGGCGATCACTGTGGACGAGGCAGCGGCGGTGCTGGCCCATTTTCCCGACGCTGGCCGGCTGGCGGCGCTGGCCTGGCATTCGCCGCGCCCCTTTTCGGCGGCAGCGCTGGTCGAGACGGATCGCGGCCCGCTGTTCCTGAAGCGGCATCACCAGCGCTTGCGCACGCCGGCGGCGCTGGCCGAGGAGCATGGCTATATGGCGCATCTGCGCGGTGCCGGGCTGGCGGTGCCCGATGTGCTGTGCGCCACCGATGGCGCCGGCGCGATTGCGCTGGGCGAATGGAGCTATGAGCTGCATCGCCAGGCACCGGGCCTCGATCTCTATCGCGATCGCCAGTCCTGGACGCCCTTCCTGTCGCCCGATCACGCCTTTGCGGCTGGTGTCGCGCTGGCGCAACTGCATCGGGCGGCAGCCGGTTTCGATGCGCCGGCACGCGGAGCGCATCCGCTGGTGTCGAGCTTCACGATCTTGCCCGCCGTTGATCCGCTGGCCGCAGCGGACGCCTATGTCGCGGCACGGCCCGCGGTGGCGGCCTTCCTGGCGGACATGCCCTGGCGGTCGGAACTGGGGCGGCTGTTCGCGGCACTGGGGCAGGGGCTGGCGCCGCGGCTGGCGGAGCTGCCTGCGCTCTGGACCCATAATGACTGGCACCCTTCCAACCTGCTGTGGTCGGCGCAAGGCGTGGTGAGCAGCATCTTCGATTTCGGCCTGTCGACCCGCAGCTGCGCCCTGCATGATCTGGCCACCGCGATCGAGCGGACGGCGATTCCCTGGCTGACGCTGGATCAGGGGCGGCTGGCCGAGCCGGCGGATGTGGAGGGCGCGCTGGCCTTGCTGGCGGGCTATTGCAGTGTGCTGGCGCTGGCGCCTGCCGAGATCGATACGCTGCTGCACCTGCTGCCGCTGGTCCATATCGAATTCGCCCTGACCGAGATCGACTATTTCTTCAGCATATTGGCCGATCGCGAAGGCGCGATGCTGGCCTGGCAGGCCTATCTGGTCGGCCATGCCGACTGGTTCCTGTCCGACGAGGGGCAGGGCTTTCTGGCGCGGCTCCATCAGGGAGTGGCCGGCTGA
- a CDS encoding TonB-dependent receptor, translating into MKTARLPHVGSACLTLALLMIASPAMAEDELDQSTNIQVVGHPDPEGLLPDQSAPKAVSAISTDFIIKQAPTLNAFQLVNLLPGANVSSSDPYGLSASSSLTLRGLGQDQIGVLMEGAPQNDIGYYYAYPSQFADAENVRQVMLAQGAADIDSPVVAAAGGLLSLTLDDPRAEAGGLVNLSVGSYDERRVFARIDTGRIGSTGLKAFISYSNNRADNWRGAGHDQRQHIDAKLLNEWGEGNRASIAFSFNDAKTSTYPSPSKTDWEASGRGYNFDEAYSEGNTNYWRLYRAPFRNFYVAAPVHLKLSDTLSFDSSAYLQMGHGNSPYGTQLATTGNYLGTEELTQPIDLPGAVDGVATVLGNWTGKQFRVGDVSKLTLQAGAHRIVAGLWFDYGTDRVTQSYTSIDADGRPVDPWGYQDKAIRTADGRLLAYENQRTETVTKGFFLSDSIAVTPKLGIDIGFKGVNLLRNGRNYLPGPQSTVRIDSFAALPRAAIHYQLDDRQQLFANITTNFRTPNEFALYNSYYGGELVSQGTDGLKNEYSISQELGYRYIGPSLSFSLTGFHYHFRNRQVATVIDSGGALVNSTINAGSQSSYGLDGEIDYRPAKGMSIYASAEYLHTRLNDDLAINGDYLPTRGKRAVSAPSFQFALGSTYDDGRLFGSSALKYVGRQYATFMNDESIKGYATLDLSVGVHLAGLIDAQVMDLRINAINVTNPRVLSGVYSISTNAQDTVGRNGTLIAGSAPTYYVGSGRAVVATLSRAF; encoded by the coding sequence ATGAAGACTGCCCGATTGCCCCATGTTGGAAGCGCCTGCCTGACGCTGGCCCTGTTGATGATCGCATCGCCCGCGATGGCGGAGGATGAGCTGGACCAGTCGACCAATATCCAGGTCGTCGGCCATCCCGACCCCGAAGGCCTGTTGCCCGACCAGAGCGCGCCCAAGGCGGTCAGCGCGATCTCCACCGACTTCATCATCAAGCAGGCGCCGACGCTCAATGCGTTCCAGCTGGTCAACCTGCTGCCCGGCGCCAATGTCTCGTCCAGCGACCCCTATGGCCTGTCGGCATCGTCCAGCCTGACGCTGCGCGGCCTGGGCCAGGACCAGATCGGCGTGCTGATGGAAGGCGCGCCGCAGAACGACATCGGCTATTATTATGCCTATCCCTCGCAATTCGCCGATGCGGAGAATGTGCGGCAGGTGATGCTGGCGCAGGGCGCGGCAGACATTGACTCGCCGGTGGTGGCGGCGGCCGGTGGCCTGTTGTCGCTGACGCTGGATGATCCCAGGGCCGAGGCGGGCGGCCTCGTCAACCTGTCGGTCGGTTCCTATGACGAACGGCGCGTCTTTGCGCGGATCGACACGGGACGGATCGGGTCGACCGGGCTGAAGGCTTTCATTTCCTATTCCAACAACCGTGCCGACAACTGGCGCGGGGCGGGACATGACCAGCGCCAGCATATCGATGCCAAGCTGCTGAACGAATGGGGCGAGGGCAACCGGGCGAGCATCGCCTTTTCCTTCAACGACGCCAAGACATCGACCTATCCCAGCCCCAGCAAGACGGACTGGGAAGCCTCTGGCCGGGGCTATAATTTCGACGAGGCCTATAGCGAGGGGAATACCAACTACTGGCGCCTCTATCGCGCGCCGTTCCGCAATTTCTATGTCGCGGCGCCCGTCCACCTGAAGCTGAGTGACACGCTGAGCTTCGACAGCAGCGCCTATCTGCAGATGGGGCATGGCAATTCGCCCTATGGCACGCAGCTCGCCACCACCGGCAATTATCTGGGCACCGAGGAACTGACCCAGCCGATCGACCTGCCCGGTGCGGTCGATGGCGTCGCCACGGTGCTGGGCAACTGGACCGGCAAGCAGTTCCGCGTCGGCGACGTCAGCAAGCTGACTCTGCAGGCCGGCGCGCATCGGATCGTGGCTGGCCTGTGGTTCGACTATGGCACAGACCGGGTGACGCAATCCTATACGTCGATCGATGCCGATGGCCGGCCGGTGGACCCGTGGGGCTATCAGGACAAGGCGATCCGCACCGCCGACGGGCGGCTGCTGGCTTATGAAAATCAGCGCACGGAGACGGTCACCAAGGGCTTCTTCCTGTCCGACAGCATTGCGGTGACGCCCAAGCTGGGCATCGACATCGGTTTCAAGGGCGTCAACCTGCTGCGCAACGGCCGCAATTATCTGCCCGGCCCGCAATCGACGGTGCGGATCGACAGCTTTGCCGCGCTGCCGCGGGCGGCGATCCATTATCAGCTGGACGACCGGCAGCAGCTGTTCGCCAACATCACCACCAATTTCCGCACGCCCAACGAGTTTGCGCTCTACAACAGCTATTATGGCGGCGAACTGGTGAGCCAGGGCACCGACGGCCTGAAGAATGAATATTCGATCTCGCAGGAGCTGGGCTATCGCTATATCGGCCCCAGCCTGTCCTTCTCGCTGACCGGTTTCCATTATCATTTCCGCAACCGCCAGGTGGCGACGGTGATCGACAGCGGCGGCGCGCTGGTCAATTCGACCATCAACGCCGGCAGCCAGAGCAGCTATGGCCTGGATGGCGAGATCGACTATCGCCCGGCCAAGGGGATGAGCATCTATGCTTCGGCCGAATATCTGCACACGCGCCTGAACGACGATCTGGCGATCAACGGCGATTATCTGCCGACCAGGGGCAAGCGGGCGGTATCGGCCCCCAGCTTCCAGTTCGCGCTGGGCAGCACCTATGATGATGGCCGGCTGTTCGGCAGCAGCGCGCTCAAATATGTCGGCCGCCAATATGCGACCTTCATGAATGACGAGAGCATCAAGGGCTATGCCACGCTGGACCTGTCGGTGGGCGTCCATCTGGCCGGGCTGATCGATGCGCAGGTGATGGATCTGCGCATCAACGCGATCAACGTCACCAATCCGCGTGTCCTGTCGGGCGTCTATTCGATCAGCACCAACGCGCAGGATACGGTCGGGCGCAACGGCACGCTGATCGCCGGTTCGGCGCCGACCTATTATGTCGGCAGCGGGCGCGCCGTGGTGGCGACGCTGTCGCGCGCCTTCTGA
- a CDS encoding glutathione S-transferase family protein, producing MMKLFIGNKAYSSWSLRGWLACKLSGLPFEEVVVPLYDEEWEKRREGDEFAPSSGKVPILWDGDDIVVWDSLAIVEYLNEKAGGDQFWPTDPGARAMARSMAAEMHSSFAALRREHSMNIRQIYDPVPPSEAVAHDISRIMQLWAQARARYGGEGDLLFGEFGAVDLMFAPVVTRFITYQLPVARFAEAYMRAIIAHPWMQEWIGEAQAEEWVIDKFEVPPQTA from the coding sequence ATGATGAAGCTGTTCATTGGCAACAAGGCCTATTCGAGCTGGTCACTGCGCGGCTGGCTGGCATGCAAGCTGTCCGGCCTTCCGTTCGAGGAAGTGGTGGTCCCCCTCTATGACGAGGAATGGGAAAAGCGTCGCGAGGGCGATGAGTTCGCCCCCTCCTCCGGCAAGGTGCCGATCCTGTGGGATGGCGACGACATCGTCGTGTGGGACAGCCTGGCCATCGTCGAATATCTCAATGAAAAGGCCGGGGGCGACCAGTTCTGGCCGACCGATCCAGGCGCTCGCGCCATGGCTCGCTCGATGGCAGCCGAAATGCACAGCAGCTTCGCCGCGCTCCGCCGCGAGCACAGCATGAACATCCGCCAGATCTATGATCCGGTCCCGCCGTCGGAAGCCGTCGCCCACGACATCAGCCGGATCATGCAGCTCTGGGCCCAGGCCCGCGCCCGTTATGGTGGCGAGGGCGATTTACTTTTCGGCGAGTTCGGCGCCGTCGACCTGATGTTCGCGCCGGTCGTTACCCGCTTCATCACCTATCAGCTGCCGGTCGCCCGCTTTGCCGAAGCCTATATGCGCGCGATCATCGCCCATCCCTGGATGCAGGAATGGATCGGCGAGGCGCAGGCCGAGGAATGGGTGATCGACAAGTTCGAAGTCCCGCCACAGACGGCCTGA
- the ndk gene encoding nucleoside-diphosphate kinase: MAVTRTFSIIKPDATRRNLTGAVTKMLEEAGLRVVASKRIRMSREQAEGFYAVHKERPFFADLVAFMISGPVVVQVLEGENAVTRNRDIMGATNPANADAGTIRKELAESIEANSVHGSDSEENAAIEIAYFFKPEEIVG; the protein is encoded by the coding sequence ATGGCCGTCACGCGCACTTTTTCGATCATCAAGCCCGACGCAACCCGTCGCAACCTGACCGGCGCCGTCACCAAGATGCTGGAAGAAGCCGGCCTGCGCGTCGTCGCTTCCAAGCGCATCCGCATGAGCCGCGAACAGGCTGAAGGCTTCTATGCCGTTCACAAGGAACGCCCCTTCTTTGCTGACCTGGTCGCCTTCATGATCTCGGGCCCGGTCGTCGTCCAGGTTCTGGAAGGCGAAAACGCCGTGACCCGCAACCGCGACATCATGGGCGCCACCAATCCGGCCAATGCCGACGCCGGCACCATCCGCAAGGAACTGGCCGAATCGATCGAAGCCAATTCGGTCCATGGTTCGGACAGCGAAGAAAATGCCGCGATCGAGATCGCCTATTTCTTCAAGCCCGAAGAAATCGTCGGCTAA
- a CDS encoding DNA polymerase III subunit chi — MQVDFYQLSRDPVEGVLPAIAARILDMGARLLVVADEPERLARISAGLWAGPPESFLANGLAGDGVDAAQPVLLAQSCDAANGARHIALADGVWREEALGFDRAFYFFDADTIDGARASWRALSKREGVTPRFWRQEGRKWVQGP; from the coding sequence GTGCAGGTCGACTTCTACCAGCTGAGCCGGGATCCCGTGGAAGGGGTGCTGCCTGCGATCGCGGCGCGCATCCTGGACATGGGCGCGCGGCTGCTGGTGGTGGCCGACGAGCCGGAACGGCTGGCCCGCATATCGGCGGGGCTATGGGCGGGGCCACCCGAAAGCTTCCTGGCCAACGGCCTGGCAGGCGACGGGGTGGACGCCGCCCAGCCGGTGCTGCTGGCGCAGAGCTGCGATGCGGCCAATGGCGCCAGGCATATCGCGCTGGCGGATGGGGTGTGGCGCGAGGAGGCGCTGGGCTTCGATCGCGCCTTCTATTTCTTCGACGCGGACACGATCGACGGGGCGCGGGCCAGTTGGCGCGCGCTTAGCAAGCGCGAGGGCGTGACCCCGCGCTTCTGGCGGCAGGAAGGCCGCAAATGGGTGCAGGGGCCCTGA
- a CDS encoding leucyl aminopeptidase translates to MDIQFSPTRPQVDTLVLAVAKGTVDSLPLAASATLVAGAAAARFAGEAGGSVESFVEEGGAVLRVLLLGIGNGSAADLERAGGALTAKLSTSGATHAAVEFPAGVSGEDAARLGLGALLRSWRIDTYRTRQPEKAKPTLATVTIVATGAETEWAKLSAVAAGVAFTRELVSEPANILYPESFVARCQHLADLGVKITVLDRAAMTDLGMGALLGVAQGSAREARLLAMEWDGTDGAADKPVVFVGKGVTFDTGGISLKPGPGMEDMKWDMGGAGAVAGAMKALAGRKAKARVVGICGLVENMPDANAQRPGDIVTSMSGQTIEVLNTDAEGRLVLCDAVTWAQKTYEPEVVIDLATLTGAMMIALGSEHGGLFANDDALADDLLAAGKTSGEKLWRFPLSEAYDKLIDSPIADMKNIGPRFAGSITAAQFIKRFVNDGVKWAHLDIAGMVWSDKPGATADKGATGYGVRLIDQLVADKFER, encoded by the coding sequence ATGGACATCCAATTCAGCCCCACGCGCCCCCAGGTCGACACGTTGGTCCTTGCCGTGGCGAAGGGGACTGTCGACAGCCTGCCGCTCGCCGCATCGGCCACGCTGGTCGCCGGCGCCGCCGCCGCGCGCTTCGCCGGTGAGGCGGGCGGCAGCGTCGAGAGCTTCGTCGAGGAAGGCGGCGCGGTGCTGCGCGTCCTGCTGCTGGGCATCGGCAATGGCAGCGCGGCCGACCTGGAGCGGGCTGGCGGCGCGCTGACCGCCAAGCTGTCAACCAGCGGCGCGACCCACGCAGCGGTCGAATTCCCGGCCGGCGTCAGTGGCGAGGATGCCGCCCGGCTGGGCCTGGGCGCGCTGCTGCGCAGCTGGCGGATCGACACCTATCGCACGCGTCAGCCCGAAAAAGCCAAGCCGACGCTGGCGACCGTGACGATCGTCGCGACCGGCGCCGAGACCGAATGGGCCAAGCTGTCGGCGGTCGCCGCCGGTGTCGCCTTCACCCGCGAACTGGTGTCGGAACCGGCCAACATCCTCTATCCCGAAAGCTTCGTCGCGCGCTGCCAGCATCTGGCTGACCTCGGCGTCAAGATCACCGTGCTGGACCGTGCGGCGATGACGGACCTCGGCATGGGCGCGCTGCTGGGCGTGGCGCAGGGGTCTGCGCGTGAGGCGCGGCTGCTGGCGATGGAATGGGACGGCACCGATGGCGCCGCCGATAAGCCCGTGGTGTTCGTCGGCAAGGGCGTGACCTTCGACACCGGCGGCATTTCGCTCAAGCCTGGGCCGGGCATGGAAGACATGAAGTGGGACATGGGCGGCGCCGGCGCCGTCGCTGGTGCCATGAAGGCGCTGGCCGGTCGCAAGGCCAAGGCCCGTGTCGTCGGCATCTGTGGCCTGGTCGAGAATATGCCCGACGCCAATGCCCAGCGCCCCGGCGACATCGTGACGTCGATGTCGGGCCAGACGATCGAGGTGCTGAACACCGACGCGGAAGGCCGGCTGGTGCTGTGCGACGCGGTGACCTGGGCGCAGAAGACCTATGAACCCGAAGTGGTGATCGACCTCGCCACCCTGACCGGCGCGATGATGATCGCGCTCGGCAGCGAGCATGGCGGCCTGTTCGCCAACGACGATGCGCTGGCCGACGATCTGCTGGCGGCGGGCAAGACCAGCGGCGAGAAGCTGTGGCGCTTCCCGCTGTCGGAGGCCTATGACAAGCTGATCGACAGCCCGATCGCCGACATGAAGAATATCGGCCCGCGCTTCGCTGGCTCGATCACCGCTGCCCAGTTCATCAAGCGCTTCGTCAATGACGGCGTGAAGTGGGCGCATCTCGACATTGCCGGCATGGTCTGGTCGGACAAGCCCGGCGCCACCGCCGACAAGGGCGCGACCGGCTATGGCGTGCGCCTGATCGACCAGCTGGTGGCCGACAAGTTCGAGCGCTGA